Below is a window of Littorina saxatilis isolate snail1 linkage group LG2, US_GU_Lsax_2.0, whole genome shotgun sequence DNA.
CATTCAAATTTCAAGCTACAAATGCAAACCATAAATAAACCAAGGCAAAGCCAGTGGTTGTGATCATGTGTCAAAAATTGATGATGAAAGCACGCacactcaaaataaaaaaaattaaaaaaaaatggtgaGAGTACCGACCTTGGCCCCGTGTGTGTGGTCATAGAGATCTCTGGTACCGTCGGGATGAGGCATGCCGGCAGGGTCGCGACCCACGATGTAGAAGTTGGCCCCTGTCGACATTCTGGCCTTGGCGTGCCATTGAACCTGAAGCAATTCACACGTCACGACATTAAACATGTACCACCACCAGTCATGATCTGATTGGATTTTGCTGAGATAAATGACCACCACCCTAATTAGGGAAAACATCGTGCCGTAGGAGGAAGGGATTTTGCCAACAGAAATCAAGTGTGTAAAACAAACcccagtggaacctccctttaaagacatccaaagagaaatggaggtcttaaaaagaagggagtcttaaattgaaggttatgaacagaacatctgaaaaagcaaggtcttaaaaagggggaggtctgaaattgggggggggggggggtgttctgcTTTATACCCAAAGTGCTAAAATCATACAGAGTCAGCTGGAAAACAAACTCCATGAGCTTCGCAGTAAAAGAAGGTGAGGAAAGGTTTATCGGCACATTCAAagtgttttcttgttttaatcaaaACGTTATTTATCAGCAGTCAAGGTGTTCACTCTTACCACAACGGGTAGATAGCGgaatagaaaaaaaaacttggaaCAGATCTACACACTGAGTAGACAAAAAGAGCAAAATTAGAGAAGTATAACAGCAGAAAAGAGTCACATACAGAGACCACCAAAGAAGACGAGCCAGAGAAGCGCTGagcaagagaaaaaaagaaaaaaaagagaaaaatttaCCTCTGTTGGTCCTGCATACATCATGGGCGAGGGGAAAATGGCGATGACAGTGTTCTCAGGGTCAAGGACTTTCTCCTCCAAGATGGCCGCGTGCTGTTTCATGCGGACGGGCAGTGGTACATCGTCGTCTTTGGTCCAGCCGCCTGCAATGGAAGACTGAATTGTCAGACAGCAAAGTGCTATTGACCACAATATATATTCTTTTTTAAAGAGAGTTAAAAAGGTAGAGCAAgaacactttatttttttgtaatttaTCTCTTACAGAGTATTCCCACCAACACCTCCATCTCTAGCTCTTAATTTCCCCTGTCAGTTCAACATATCCATCCCCCTGTCAGTTCAACATATCCATCCCCCTGTCAGTTCAACATATCCATCCCCCTGTCAGTTCAACATATCCATCCCCCCGTCAGTTCAACATATCCATCCCCCTGTCAGTTCAACATATCCATCCCCCTGTCAGTTCAACATATCCATCCCCCTGTCAGTTCAACATATCCATCCCCCTGTCAGTTCAACATATCCATCCCCCTGTCAGTTCAACATATCCATCCCCCTGTCAGTTCAACATATCCATCCCCCTACCCTTTTCCTCCATCCTTGCTCTTCCCTCATCCTCCCACTCCTGGgtccccctcccctctttaTGCTGCCACTCCTGGgtccccctcccctctttaTGCTGCCACTCCTGGgtccccctcccctctttaTGCTGCCACTCCTGGgtccccctcccctctttaTGCTGCCACTCCTGgttccccctcccctctttaTGCTGCCACTCCTGGgtccccctcccctctttaTGCTGCCACTCCTGGgtccccctcccctctttaTGCTGCCACTCCTGGgtccccctcccctctttaTGCTGCCACTCCTGGgtccccctcccctctttaTGCTGCCTGCAATTCCTCACACGGCTTCTAAAGGGAGAGATTGAAGCTTGACTTTTTCTCCGATTGAGCTATACCTTTGGTTTTGTTGACAGAAGAAAGGAAATGTAGGGCTTGATTAGCTACAAACAATATTCATAAACAAACCTTCTTTCAATTATATTCTCTCCGGGTATCTCACGAACGTGGTTAGAGTGATACTGGATCAAAATATACTCCATTCAGACTGTGCACTGAGCCTACAAGAATCTTTCTAATAATTAAGCACAGACCAATATCACTTACCAACAGGCTGAACTGAATTCTTAataaaatccccccccccccctttacccctctccccctcagtaatttataataataattctctttatttatatagcgccttatccgaagttcaaagcgcttttatgccgtgtgagatggaattttttacacaatatatcacgcattcacatcgaccagcaaacctcaagcctgttaggcgaatgttcacctttcgcggcctttattccaagtcacacgggtatttgatggacatttttatctatacctatacaattttgccaggaaagacccttttgtcaatcgtgggatctttaacgtgcacaccccaatatagtgtacacgaagggacctcggtttttcgtctcatccgaaagactagcacttgagcccaccatctaggttaggaaaggggggagaaaatagcggcccgacccagggccgaacacgcaacctctcgattctgagcgcaagtgcgttaccactcggccacccagtcccataaTAACTGGATCAATCAACACCAACGCGTTTTATGCCAATCCCCCAAGTAGCTGTTAATTAGCCATCCCACTGTGTATTGATCTGCTAAGCACTAAAACACAAGGTGAGCGTCCTGGTGGGTGTCAGTGGCAGCTGTTTCCACATCACACAGCCTGCCAGCAATGGGCCGCTACGACACGCCAAGATCATTCCTCACAACACTCCTTTCACAGCTCGAGAAAAAACTAAGGCTAATTAACCCTTTTCCAATTAACGCCCAGGTGGTTAACTTAACCTGACTGTATATTGCAGGCAAGACAAATCCATCAATGTGTTTCATGGGTCCCTGGTTTTATGTTAAGCGTACTAAACgcattccggaaataacttgagtttgtatgggttgtgacagaGTTGTTTCTCTTTAAAACAGAGCTCATAACTTGTGAGGCAACACAAATTGATCTTCATTTCATCTGACATTCCAATATCGGTGTTACTGACAAAACTATGACATCagtcagaaaagaagaaacacgttttggggggggggggggggggggggtgatccaCTGTACCAAACTAAAGCTTTCGGTGTGTTATCTGATCATAACTTAGTTCGACTAGTGACCGTTGAAAAGTGAGAGTTTTTTTGCAGGATATACTCTCCAAGCTTTCAGGCAACACCAGTTCAATTATTAAAAGAGACACCTAGTGCAATTACGACTTACCTAGAGGGTGCAGCAGTAGAACAGGGTTCTTGTAGCCACGTTCCAGCAGACGACGACGCGTGTCCGTCATCAGCAGAGCGTGACCATTGTGCACTGGGTTGCGCAGCTGGAATGCAAACACTGCATCCGCCTGGAAAACATGCACAATTCATAACAACAAATGAAATGTATTCGCATAATAACAAAATAGAAATTAATGTACGAAAATAAAGCTTCAAACACATCCTGAGAACTAACAATGATCCACAGTAAAACTGAAACCAATGCAATCAGAATCAAAAGCGTTATAGCAATCAAAACTCACTCCAAATAATCAACTCCTTCTCTAATGCCTCAAATGCATCCATTAAAAAGAACAATAAAGTTACAAACCGAATGACCATAAAAGATTCTGCTACCTGTTCACATGCAACAATGCATGTTATTTTCACTTTCCCATACAATCTCATTTCTTATGGGCGGCCTTTTATCTTGATACACAATTTTTACCACACCAGTATGGAACCCATACTTCATATTCAGGGGTATCACAGATTTATACGTATACTTCATGTTCAGGGGTATCACAGATTTATACCTATACTTCATATTCAGGGGTATCACAGATTTATACCTATACTTCATGTTCAGGGGTATCACAGATTTATACCCATACTTCATGTTCAGGTGTATCAGAGATTTATACCCATACTTCATGTTCAGGTGTATCAGAGATTTATACGTATACTTCATGTTCAGGTGTATCAGAGATTTATAGGTATACTTCATGTTCAGGTGTATCAGAGATTTATACCTACGGAATGAGAATGTTGAACGTACCCCAAGCTCCTTGAATCTGGCGCGCAGTTGACGTGGGGTCAGGCGGTACTCGTCCAGGCCGTCATCCCAGGTGATCCTGTCCAGCACCTCAAGGTCACCGCCCACCAGCCAGTCGCCGCTCTCGTGGATCATCTGTAACAATCACACCTGCTGCCCTTTACACTGAAGTATCTGAGACAATCATGTAATGCTCCCCCGAAAGCAgaatatggctgcctgaatggcgaggtaaaaacggcTGTACACATAAAAACctactcatgcaaaaacatgtctgaacatgggagtttcagcccataaatgaataataataataatttaatATTAATCTTTATTATTTCAATTAAAATGTACATATGGGTTACGTTTGAATTTGATTGATCTGAACTTGACCTAATTACATAAATAATAAACTTGTTCTAGACTGATAAACAtgaaatcaacacacacacacacatcgctccCTTTcacgaccctgttttctcagactttctgtgcTTAatctgtgtaaatttaccccattttaagaagACTCGCTCCTTTTCacgacctgattttctcagatgtgtggaggtcttaacaggggggttccactgttcctTGACGTAGGGGTGACCCTGGTTGCTGATACCAAACTGAGGGCAAAGTAAACACAAGATGTACCTTGACATAGGGGTGACCCTGGTTGCTGGTACCAAACTGACGACAGCACCTCTCCTCCTTGTTGTGCGGGAAGAACTCGGGCTTGCGCAGGATAGCGATGCGCTTGTCGCCGTACTTGAGAGTGAAGGCCGCGCTGCCATCCAATCGCTCCTTGTCCTCCGTCTTGATCGGCAGCACGATGGGCACCGATTGGTTGGTAACGCCGCCTGCAACACGCACCCGCCCCATCATCGTTAGGTAGGCTTCCTCAGCATTTCATAATAAATCTTCTTTAGGCTTTGATAATAAGTCTCCTTCAGTCTTTGATTATAAATGAATAgacaatgtttggaaataactctgtcaggtttgtgtgggttgtgacagagtgaatactctcgcttttattgaggcaaatcTTCCAACGCGATATtaaaggccagtcactagtgagggttgtgacagagtgaatactctcgcttttattgaggcaaatcTTCCAACGCGATATtaaaggccagtcactagtgagggttgtgacagagtgaatactctcgcttttattgaggcaaatcTTCCAGCGCGATATtaaaggccagtcactagtgagggttgtgacagagtgaatactctcgcttttattgaggcaaatcTTCCAGCGCGATATtaaaggccagtcactagtgagggttgtgacagagtgaatactctcgcttttattgaggcaaatcTTCCAACGCGATATTAAAGGCCGGTCACTAGTGAgggttgtgacagagtgaatactctcgcttttattgaggcaagtctgggaataataggccgtgaaaagtaggatatgcgccgaaatggctgcgatctgctggccgatgtgaatgcgtgatgtattgtgtaaaaaaaaacattccatctcacacggcataaataaatctctgcgccttgaatatgtgcgcgatataaattgcattaaaaaaaaaccataaaaaaacatttaaaaaaatccctgcgcttagaactgtacccacggaatacgcgcgatataagcctcatattaaaaaaaaaaagtcttccaACGCGATATtaaaggccagtcactagtgagggttgtgtctaaaacacgtggACTAGGAGcatgtgtggaaagtttgcctcaataaaagcaagattATTCACTCttcaacccatacaaacccgatagAGTTGTTCCTTTTTCTCGTTCTTTTTCAAGAGAGAATGATTATGGAAGGGAGGCAATGACAAGATGAacgaaacaaagggaagtattttagggctgatttgccccccccccccaaaaggaggaaccccccccttacaactcatttggtccggccctgatacaTGATGTACCCATAGTGCTAAACTAGGTGGAAATAGTGTCGCTGCCATTGTATGCTACTTGCATTTAAACCTGGGTGGGTCATATAGCTAGATAACTGAGAGAAAATGCACTTACTTTTTGtattgaaaacaaaaagaaacaaatgtgttattaaagtaTTCAATGGAAGAATGGAAGTTTTCCTTGTAACTTTTGTGttgagaagcaagaagagaaaGTGTGATAATGTATTTAATGAAAGAAAAAGCTATTTTTGAACagagttttttggggggtacaTTTTCTAAAGGGAAAGCAAGACTTGCAACAAAACTGCttcttttcatcaagacaggtCCACCActttttcaattgtttttttATCATTTACTTCAAAATGGAGAAGTACACTTGATAAAAAATCTGACAATGGTGACAAGGGGGAACacagagtacatgtacttttgAACTTACAGGTAATGAACATGCAACTGTTCTGCTTCTGTAGCTAGGTAACGCAAAAATAAGACAGACAACAAGAAGCAAACTCTGATGTTACCTGAAACTTATCTCAGTCAAATGTTTTTGCCTTTCAAAGTAAGTTAAtagtacccgctattacgagctagtcgtgtgacagagagttttcttgcacacgagactgtagatgtttcacgacggctttagccggagtgaaacagcagcagtcgagtgtgcaagaacactctctgtcacacgactagctcgtaatggcgattatgtctcacagcttcaacagaggagagaacaaacacgttttgcgtactcacgcttgataaacctaaacacaggagcagccattgtggagagatctactttttgacgaaagtgaacgaacaactatgaatgacgtctcggtatatgtgaatgacgtcacagtcatcgtcacagtctgtatcttttgaagcattccattcttcatgacgtctttctgtgtctgcatccgcgaaatgtttgttctttccggggtctttgtcatctatgttcagaactctgtccttctagtttcagactaacaggcctcctgagcgagccactttccaagggaagctaaactcgcgtatggaaacagtactgtagtctgggatgccgttttcagtattctcagcgttgaagaatttgtaaagagaagacacgacaacagcaggagaaataaaagtcgtgtgtgcattttggggcttttggagggacgatttcgagtttgaatccgttcttgcacatgctccaaagcgtgtaacatacaatcttgcacacgtttgctttagtagtggcaaagaaggaaagcgtgtgacatttgTATTTGTCATGCACTATGCAAGTTGTGAATAAAAGCAAGATGCATTCGTTTGACAGCTAGAAGCAGAATGTTTTTTCCCAAAATACAGCTGATATGAAAGAGGTTAGTCACTCATTCCGATCTATTTCAATGCTGAAAACTCAGTGAAGCTCATACACAAACTTAAGCAGAATTTTCTTTCCAGAAACACTGCCGATGTTAAAAGGGGTTATAAGTCTGTCATTCCAAGTTATTTCAACGCTGAAAATGCAGTTAGTTTCATACATACAATCAAACATTCACAAAAACTTCAGTGTTAGACTGTACAACAGGTCATAACTAatacaaaaaagaaatcaaacacTGGTAGTTGGTGAGAAAAACTGTtcctaacaaaaatccaaagcACAACTGACTCACCCTTAAGTGGAGTTTCAACTACAAATGCAGAATGCCAAAGTACACTCAGTATTTTTATTTTGCAAATTGAATTTGCACATATTACATGTACAAGGATACTATATGAAGCTGATAAGAAAGATGCCTTAGCGATAACTGTAAACTtctattttttaaaaaataatgGAAACCAAAAACTTTTCTCCccttacaaaaacaaaagaagcgTTTTTGGTATAACTGAGCTAGAATGAAATCTAACGTACAGCATGACTGACAAATAGGGCAGACCCTTCAAAGGAGAAGAAAAGCTAATACCCTGTACAtattcacatacacaaacaagtgTTGTGCACCAGCAAGCCATGAGTAAAATAATGCACATTCCTTAAACTACTAATCATAAAATTAACCTTGTTTATCTTGCCCATTTTACTCCAAAAGAAAACTCACAGAAACCTGAAACCTTTTCAGATTTACTCCTCACAACTGTGAAATTGAACTGGGGCAGCAATGAAACAGCTTACTGGTTGGGAGGGTTCAGGAGGGGACCCCTGAAGCTGTGAAATGTCTATAATTCGGACATCAAAAATGGGCAACTTCATGTGTTTAAATTGACAGAAAACGTTTATCTAGCAAACTCAACCCAACAAAATTCCCTCTTTCACATCGAAATGCCTTCACCAGTTATTGTCCCAAAGATCTAACcccagtgttgttcccaggcctcgtTCTTCGGTCATTTCAGCATACTTTTTTTAATCTGATGCATTGTTTTGACGTCAGGCCGGCCAAATGTCCGAAAACATTTACACATAGGATGTCTTCCGACACAAATTTGTTTTCTTCGGCCAAGACCTGTTGACCtctgtgtctgggaacaacactgtaaCCCAGGGTAACAAATAGAAAAACACAAGAGATAGAGAAGGAAAGTCACTTACCATCCAGCAGACAGCCGAAGTGCTGGCACTGAAGGTATTGTTGTTCGCGCATGAAGCCGGACAGGGGGGTGGCCCAGCCCTCCGCCAACACCTGGGTCCACTGCAGGTCAAGCTGGTCAGCCAAGGGAAAGAAAATCATTCTTGTTAAAGGAAAGTCGAAATCCTTGTGGTTAAATGCAAGTAGTTCTTTTTTGGCTGATGATTCCTTAaacatatgtacacacacacatgcaagttCTCACTCTCCCTggtatgctcacacacacacacacacacacacattgacaaatggacactgacacacacacacacacatagacaaaccaacacacacacacgaacacaagtCATATTGACAAACcgatacacgcacacacgaacatattgacaaactgacacacatacacacgaataCATTGACAAAccgacccacacacacacacccacacatagacgaacagacacacacatacaaacacaacaaccccccccccccccccacattatCTACTGTAGCCTCACCTTGTTGATCTCAACAGCGGGCAGAGCCTCAGCTTCCTTGATAGCGTCAGCCTTCTTGGCGTCCGCCACAAACAGCTCCCTCACCGTGCTGACTGCGCCACGGGGAACGATCTCctgtagacacacacatgcttcCATGTCACCAAATATACtactagacacacacacgcacttccATATCACCAAATATACtgctcaaaacacacacacccttccatGTCACCAAATATACtgcttaaaacacacacacacccttccatATCACCAAATATACtgcttaaaacacacacacccttccatGTCACCAAATATACTGcttgaaacacacacatgcttcCATGTCACCAAATATACtgcttaaaacacacacacccttccatATCACCAAATATACtgcttaaaacacacacacccttccatGTCACCAAATATACtgcttaaaacacacacacccttccatATCACCAAATATACtgcttaaaacacacacacccttccatGTCACCAAATATACTgcttgaaacacacacacccttccatATCACCAAATATACtgcttaaaacacacacacccttccatATCACCAATTATACTGCTTAAAACATACACACCCTTCCATATCACCAAATATACtgcttaaaacacacacacccttccatGTCACCAAATATACtactagacacacacacacccttccatATCACCAACTATACtgcttaaaacacacacacccttccatGTCACCAAATATACtactagacacacacacacgtccttGCACGTCATCAAATATACTGCtagaaacacactgacacacgcacttCCATGTCACCAAATATACTGCAAGTTTTCAGTGGTAATTGTCAGAAAAGAGTAACTTTGCTTGTAATCTCTAGATTTTTGTCATTCTTTTTAAAAATTTCAATATTTTGGAATGGTTGATAAGAGTTCCAGGACCAGGAGGAAATAATAAGGTCAGTCTGGGAATCGGAAACATTGAATTTTTCATTCTTGGCCTTTTGCGCTACACATGAGCAACTTTGCAGACTGTCCAGTAGTCTCCCTCCCTTTTACGACGCGATTTTCTCAAGATTTGTGAAGGTGGTAACAGGGGGGATTCACTGTACTCACGTCGTCCATGAGGGCAGACACGATGTGGTGGACACACTCGTCCACAGTCTGCTCTCCCGCCTTCAGGATCAGCTCGGGCTTGGGGGGAGGTTCGTAGGCCTGGTCCACACCGGTGAAGCCTGGAGAGTAAACAGACCACGTTCATCTCTTTCACAGATATATACACCCCACTCCCACCccattaacattttttttttttaaattaaaaaaatttgttCTGTTTTTACCGTCATCTCAACAGCTTGagcctgatattaattgggcAAATTCAACTCCGAAAGTCTACTTCTTGAAGCTCGCTGCaggaagctttggcactgatttTTTTATGAAAAGACTTTGCGGAgtcgactttgggctcaatTATGGCCTTTACGACACACATCCTTGCACAGGGAAATGAAACGTCCTTTTATCAAACATGTACAACCAATCGATGTCGTCGTGGAATTTTCGCataactcgattcttggcgattttgatcTTCTCGTGTTTTAGACTAAGTAAACCATTCTCCGTGAGAAATACGATTGACAAtgcatgatggacaatacacgatggacaatacatgatggacaatacacgaTGGACAATACACGATGGACAATACACGCTGGACAATACACGCTGGACAATACACGCTGGACAATACACGCTGGACAATACACGCTGGACAATACACGCTGGACAATACACGATGGACAATACACGATGGACAATACACGATGGACAATACACGATGGACAATacacgatggacaatacatgatggacaatacatgatggacaatacacgatggacaatacacgatggacaatacacgatggacaatacacgatggacaatacatgatggacaatacatgatggacaatacacgaTGGACAATACACGATGGACAATACACGATGGACAATACACGATGGACAATACACGATGGACAATACACGATGGACAAtgcatgatggacaatacatgatggacaatacacgaTGGACAATACACGCTGGACAATACACGATGGACAATACACGATGGACAATACACGCTGG
It encodes the following:
- the LOC138958000 gene encoding bifunctional 3'-phosphoadenosine 5'-phosphosulfate synthase-like isoform X1, whose product is MAESSSSEGKPGYPHAMNRATNVVFQSHHVSRDKRGKALGQRSGFRGCTIWLTGLSGAGKTTISFALEEYLVSQGIPAYSLDGDNVRTGLNRNLSFSPEDREENIRRIAEVSKLFADGGIVCITSFISPYEKDRENARILHEDTGLKFYECYVNTPISVCEKRDVKGLYKKARAGTIKGFTGVDQAYEPPPKPELILKAGEQTVDECVHHIVSALMDDEIVPRGAVSTVRELFVADAKKADAIKEAEALPAVEINKLDLQWTQVLAEGWATPLSGFMREQQYLQCQHFGCLLDGGVTNQSVPIVLPIKTEDKERLDGSAAFTLKYGDKRIAILRKPEFFPHNKEERCCRQFGTSNQGHPYVKMIHESGDWLVGGDLEVLDRITWDDGLDEYRLTPRQLRARFKELGADAVFAFQLRNPVHNGHALLMTDTRRRLLERGYKNPVLLLHPLGGWTKDDDVPLPVRMKQHAAILEEKVLDPENTVIAIFPSPMMYAGPTEVQWHAKARMSTGANFYIVGRDPAGMPHPDGTRDLYDHTHGAKVLTMAPGLTQLEIVPFRVAAYNLKKEAMDFFSPERKDDFLFISGTKMRKMAREGTEPPKGFMAHKAWMVMQDYYQSLA
- the LOC138958000 gene encoding bifunctional 3'-phosphoadenosine 5'-phosphosulfate synthase-like isoform X3 translates to MASSISMQAMNRATNVVFQSHHVSRDKRGKALGQRSGFRGCTIWLTGLSGAGKTTISFALEEYLVSQGIPAYSLDGDNVRTGLNRNLSFSPEDREENIRRIAEVSKLFADGGIVCITSFISPYEKDRENARILHEDTGLKFYECYVNTPISVCEKRDVKGLYKKARAGTIKGFTGVDQAYEPPPKPELILKAGEQTVDECVHHIVSALMDDEIVPRGAVSTVRELFVADAKKADAIKEAEALPAVEINKLDLQWTQVLAEGWATPLSGFMREQQYLQCQHFGCLLDGGVTNQSVPIVLPIKTEDKERLDGSAAFTLKYGDKRIAILRKPEFFPHNKEERCCRQFGTSNQGHPYVKMIHESGDWLVGGDLEVLDRITWDDGLDEYRLTPRQLRARFKELGADAVFAFQLRNPVHNGHALLMTDTRRRLLERGYKNPVLLLHPLGGWTKDDDVPLPVRMKQHAAILEEKVLDPENTVIAIFPSPMMYAGPTEVQWHAKARMSTGANFYIVGRDPAGMPHPDGTRDLYDHTHGAKVLTMAPGLTQLEIVPFRVAAYNLKKEAMDFFSPERKDDFLFISGTKMRKMAREGTEPPKGFMAHKAWMVMQDYYQSLA
- the LOC138958000 gene encoding bifunctional 3'-phosphoadenosine 5'-phosphosulfate synthase-like isoform X2; translated protein: MSSAHYTQAMSKAMNRATNVVFQSHHVSRDKRGKALGQRSGFRGCTIWLTGLSGAGKTTISFALEEYLVSQGIPAYSLDGDNVRTGLNRNLSFSPEDREENIRRIAEVSKLFADGGIVCITSFISPYEKDRENARILHEDTGLKFYECYVNTPISVCEKRDVKGLYKKARAGTIKGFTGVDQAYEPPPKPELILKAGEQTVDECVHHIVSALMDDEIVPRGAVSTVRELFVADAKKADAIKEAEALPAVEINKLDLQWTQVLAEGWATPLSGFMREQQYLQCQHFGCLLDGGVTNQSVPIVLPIKTEDKERLDGSAAFTLKYGDKRIAILRKPEFFPHNKEERCCRQFGTSNQGHPYVKMIHESGDWLVGGDLEVLDRITWDDGLDEYRLTPRQLRARFKELGADAVFAFQLRNPVHNGHALLMTDTRRRLLERGYKNPVLLLHPLGGWTKDDDVPLPVRMKQHAAILEEKVLDPENTVIAIFPSPMMYAGPTEVQWHAKARMSTGANFYIVGRDPAGMPHPDGTRDLYDHTHGAKVLTMAPGLTQLEIVPFRVAAYNLKKEAMDFFSPERKDDFLFISGTKMRKMAREGTEPPKGFMAHKAWMVMQDYYQSLA